In Nymphaea colorata isolate Beijing-Zhang1983 chromosome 10, ASM883128v2, whole genome shotgun sequence, the genomic stretch GGGAAAGCAAGGAGAGAATCGAGATGCTTGAGGAAGAAATTGAGATTTCTAAGAAATCCGAAAGTAAGGTAATTGAATCAATGATCTCACTCACAGAACAGCTAGAGGATACGAAGATGTCGCTTCAAGATGCCAACCTTGAAATATCTTCTCTTAAGGAAAAGATGGAAGCGCTGGAGGCATCAGGCAGTCGGGGCAGCAAAGGTCTAGAAGTTTCTTACCATCATCTTGAGAAAGGGAACATTGATCTTCACAACATGGGTGAAACTATTGAAATTCTCAAGTTGGAGCTAGAAAAATCACGCAACGATTTGCTTCATGCACGAGAAGGTGAATTTTTAGCCGTTTCAAACATGCAGGCTCTAGCAGAGGAAGCAAGTTCGCTTAGAAATGAGCTTAGGTTGGCGACAGAGGCAGAGGAGAAGAGCAAGAAGGCCCTGGATGATCTGGCGGTGGTGCTTCATGAGGTCACCAACGAAGGGAACCGAGTGAAGGCAGAACTCGAATCTATCCAGAAAGAATCAGAGAGCCTTAAGGTTGAACAACAGTTGTACAAGTCAACTACAAGTAACTCAGAAGATGAGGTTCAAGTAGAATTAAATGAAGCAAGGAAAGAAATCGATCGTTTGATGGGGGTGATTGAAAGGGCCAGATTAGATGCAGAGGATTCTACTTCCTCATGGAATGCAAAGGAAATGGGTTTTATTAACTGTATCAAGATGTCAGAAGAAGAAATTGCCGCCGAGAAAGAAGAGAACCAGAAACTGATTGTTTCGCTTAGAGAAGCTAAGGAAGGAGCAAGAATAGCAGAAATAGAGAAATGCAAGCTTATGGATTCCGTGAGACAAGCTGAGGTGGAAGCAAGTGCAGCCAGGCAAGCCTTTGAAGTTGTTAATGTTGAGAACTCACGGCTTAGGAATGCCTTATCGGAGGTAGAGAGAGAGTTGGTGAgtgtaattcatgaaaatgaTTATCTTAAGGAAAGTGAAGCAGCAGCCCGTCAGAATGTTGACAAGCTGATGAAGTTGCTGGATGCAGCAACAGTAGAAGACTCCAACAGAAGCTGCAGTTTGCCAAGTAAAATAAACCATGAGTTGCCGCACAGTGAAATAAGGCTGCTAGAAGACTGTGGAATTGAAGGGGCATCAAAAATGAAGTCGAAAGGGGCAGCAGAGTATCCTAAAACATCAGCCAAGGGGCTTCATGATTCGAGACACATTGAAGTACCCTCAGCAGATGTTAAAACATATTCTGCTCGGCCTCTAAGTATTTCACCAAATGAAAATTCGAAAAACAAAGAATTGGTTTTGGATCCCCATGATCCTGATGATATATCAGAAATAGATGACTTTGAACCACAATATGAATCAATAGATAAGATGTCTGATTTGTCACCGAACAGGACGGATGATGgagaaactttgaattttgatgacTATGACCACGTGACTTGTTCCCAGCTGGAAGAGATGGATGAAAACAAAGTGCCTCCTGCtatacagaaaaagaaaaaggcattgcTACGGCGTTTTGGGGACATGttgaagaaaaaagggaaatcaTAAATAAGACTTCCAACGATAGATACTAACAGAGTTATTCATG encodes the following:
- the LOC116262558 gene encoding WEB family protein At5g16730, chloroplastic-like; this encodes MSSSKSRSAPSKIVGRVSRGSPDSGSNSTHSKTSSDKSARLVDRKSSKVTTTATATNNNNRSNHLNSSTVSEKRAVTKGSVLHEQLGQAQVDLKKAKDQLAMAEDAKSRALEELREMKKMAEEANLRLSEVLSKQKHVQEDSEMAKPRDDEQRASIMSVQKKEQAWQLELEELQKQQSLDSAALLATKQDLERATKELSVALEAKAFALNQAEEARKMADANAKRIQDLSVELAFLTESRESASDSRTAAEKGKERKGEPETVTLLENLKLELISLRDSESQARSSLRESKERIEMLEEEIEISKKSESKVIESMISLTEQLEDTKMSLQDANLEISSLKEKMEALEASGSRGSKGLEVSYHHLEKGNIDLHNMGETIEILKLELEKSRNDLLHAREGEFLAVSNMQALAEEASSLRNELRLATEAEEKSKKALDDLAVVLHEVTNEGNRVKAELESIQKESESLKVEQQLYKSTTSNSEDEVQVELNEARKEIDRLMGVIERARLDAEDSTSSWNAKEMGFINCIKMSEEEIAAEKEENQKLIVSLREAKEGARIAEIEKCKLMDSVRQAEVEASAARQAFEVVNVENSRLRNALSEVERELVSVIHENDYLKESEAAARQNVDKLMKLLDAATVEDSNRSCSLPSKINHELPHSEIRLLEDCGIEGASKMKSKGAAEYPKTSAKGLHDSRHIEVPSADVKTYSARPLSISPNENSKNKELVLDPHDPDDISEIDDFEPQYESIDKMSDLSPNRTDDGETLNFDDYDHVTCSQLEEMDENKVPPAIQKKKKALLRRFGDMLKKKGKS